Proteins co-encoded in one Minwuia thermotolerans genomic window:
- a CDS encoding 3-hydroxyacyl-CoA dehydrogenase: MTDETQATADYIAAAAKAAWEVPGLAPGTALRPVTSVGIIGAGTMGGGIAMNFATAGVPVTIVETKADALERGLATVRKNYQRSAERGRFPADEVETRMGRITGTLSMADLGGCDLIIEAVFEDLELKKSIFAELDRIAKPGAILATNTSGLDIDAIAAETGRPGDVIGLHFFSPANVMKLLEIVRAARTADDVVATSMAVARDIGKVAALVGVCPGFVGNRILRQRQVQANRLVFQGVMPWDVDRALNAFGFRMGPFQMSDLAGLDIGWKKGATTENPIRDALCEMDRRGQKTGAGYYDYGDDRQPRPSAVTEQVIADITGADPKAGRPMSAERIIEACIYPMINEGVRILEDGKAQRASDIDVIWLNGYGWPADKGGPMFYGDRIGAKKVLDVMERIAAEDDRFAPAETLRELAASGGRFTEIDKGGLRVG; this comes from the coding sequence ATGACCGACGAGACCCAGGCCACCGCCGACTACATCGCCGCCGCCGCGAAGGCCGCATGGGAGGTGCCGGGCCTGGCCCCCGGCACCGCGCTCCGGCCGGTGACGTCGGTCGGCATCATCGGCGCCGGCACCATGGGCGGCGGCATCGCCATGAACTTCGCCACCGCGGGCGTGCCGGTCACCATCGTCGAGACGAAGGCCGACGCCCTGGAGCGCGGTCTGGCGACGGTGCGCAAGAACTACCAGCGCTCCGCCGAGCGGGGCCGCTTCCCCGCCGACGAGGTCGAGACGCGCATGGGCCGCATCACCGGCACGCTGTCGATGGCGGACCTGGGCGGTTGCGACCTGATCATCGAGGCGGTGTTCGAGGACCTGGAGCTGAAGAAGTCGATCTTCGCCGAGCTCGACCGCATCGCGAAGCCCGGCGCGATCCTGGCCACCAACACTTCCGGCCTCGACATCGACGCCATCGCCGCCGAGACCGGCCGGCCCGGCGACGTCATCGGGCTGCACTTCTTCTCGCCGGCGAACGTCATGAAGCTGCTGGAGATCGTGCGCGCGGCGAGGACCGCCGACGACGTGGTGGCGACCTCCATGGCGGTGGCGCGCGACATCGGCAAGGTGGCCGCGCTGGTCGGCGTCTGCCCCGGCTTCGTCGGCAACCGCATCCTGCGCCAGCGCCAGGTGCAGGCGAACCGGCTGGTCTTCCAGGGCGTCATGCCCTGGGACGTGGACCGGGCGCTGAACGCGTTCGGCTTCCGCATGGGCCCGTTCCAGATGTCCGACCTCGCCGGCCTCGACATCGGCTGGAAGAAGGGCGCGACAACCGAGAACCCGATCCGCGACGCGCTCTGCGAGATGGACCGGCGCGGCCAGAAGACGGGCGCGGGCTATTACGACTACGGCGACGACCGCCAGCCCCGGCCGTCCGCCGTGACCGAGCAGGTGATCGCCGACATCACCGGCGCCGACCCGAAGGCGGGCCGGCCGATGAGCGCCGAGCGGATCATCGAGGCCTGCATCTATCCCATGATCAACGAGGGCGTGCGGATCCTCGAAGACGGCAAGGCCCAGCGCGCCTCCGACATCGACGTCATCTGGCTGAACGGCTATGGCTGGCCGGCCGACAAGGGCGGGCCGATGTTCTACGGCGACCGCATCGGCGCGAAGAAGGTGCTCGACGTCATGGAGCGCATCGCAGCGGAAGACGACCGCTTCGCCCCGGCCGAGACGCTGCGGGAGCTCGCCGCCAGCGGGGGCAGGTTCACCGAGATCGACAAGGGCGGGTTGCGGGTCGGCTAG
- a CDS encoding TIGR03617 family F420-dependent LLM class oxidoreductase — translation MKIDGALFPGVDDLRLYDGNLAIVPERIRLLEEMGFDGAFTLETNVDPFFNLLLAAEHSSRIELITGVAIAFARSPMITALQSWNLQEYSGGRFILGIGSQVRAHVEKRFSMPWHGPAKQMREYVLALRAIWDHWQNGTKLNFRGEFYTHAVTNPVFTPAPLDGPPPKIHVGGLGPRMVEMAGEVADGLFAHPFITPKFLHEVQVPALERGLAKSGRSLADFDMPAMIITITGRNDEAIERAEANVRRLLAFYGSTPNYHSVLEAHGWNDLGPILNRMSKEGRWAEMPAELPDEMVEQFCVKGRPSEIPKLIEQRAAGLVDRLTLYAPYASEPELWGDIVAGVKALPGKKVA, via the coding sequence ATGAAGATCGACGGGGCGCTGTTTCCGGGGGTGGACGATCTGAGACTCTATGACGGCAATCTGGCGATCGTGCCGGAGCGGATCAGGCTGCTGGAGGAGATGGGCTTCGACGGCGCCTTCACGCTGGAAACCAATGTCGATCCCTTCTTCAACCTGCTGCTGGCGGCCGAGCATTCCAGCCGGATCGAGCTGATCACCGGCGTCGCCATCGCCTTCGCCCGCTCGCCCATGATCACGGCGCTGCAGAGCTGGAACCTGCAGGAATATTCCGGGGGCCGCTTCATCCTCGGCATCGGCTCCCAGGTCCGCGCCCATGTGGAGAAGCGCTTCTCCATGCCCTGGCACGGTCCGGCGAAGCAGATGCGCGAATACGTGCTGGCGCTGCGCGCCATCTGGGACCACTGGCAGAACGGCACGAAGCTGAATTTCCGCGGCGAGTTCTACACCCACGCGGTCACCAACCCGGTCTTCACGCCGGCGCCGCTGGACGGGCCGCCGCCGAAGATTCACGTCGGCGGGCTGGGCCCGCGCATGGTGGAGATGGCCGGGGAGGTCGCCGACGGCCTGTTCGCCCATCCGTTCATCACGCCGAAGTTCCTGCACGAGGTGCAGGTGCCGGCGCTGGAGCGCGGCCTGGCGAAGAGCGGCCGGAGCCTCGCGGATTTCGACATGCCGGCGATGATCATCACCATCACCGGCCGCAATGACGAGGCGATCGAGCGGGCCGAGGCCAATGTCCGCCGCCTGCTCGCCTTCTACGGCTCGACGCCGAACTATCACAGCGTGCTGGAAGCCCATGGCTGGAACGACCTGGGGCCGATCCTGAACCGCATGTCCAAGGAAGGGCGCTGGGCGGAGATGCCCGCCGAACTGCCCGACGAGATGGTGGAGCAGTTCTGCGTCAAGGGCCGGCCGTCGGAGATTCCGAAGCTGATCGAGCAACGCGCGGCGGGCCTGGTCGACCGCCTCACTCTCTACGCCCCCTACGCCTCCGAGCCCGAGCTCTGGGGCGACATCGTCGCGGGCGTCAAGGCGCTACCCGGCAAGAAGGTGGCCTGA
- a CDS encoding cytochrome P450 gives MSAVAEFDPQADAESLPLDAIDISLAERFRDDTIWPYLARLRRDAPVHYCAQSRYGPYWSITKYKDIVEVELDTETFSSDSSHGGVTMADISPEFTSPAFITMDPPKHTGQRRAVSPMVSPTSLKTLEDTIRERTGRVLDNLPLDETFDWVETVSVELTTQMLATMFDFPWEDRHLLTWWSDVVTADSRAGGPIDSPVKRRQELQKCYDYFKRLWDERVDAEPRFDLISMLAHSPDTRHMDAEEFLGNLQLLIVGGNDTTRNSMSGGVWFLHNNPAEMAKVRANPNLIPSMVSEIVRMQSPIVHFRRTATRDVEFRGQTIRKGDKVVLWYISGNRDEEVIDEPDRFIVDRRRPRQHLSYGFGIHHCVGRRLADLQLRILWEEALSRFSAIEVKGGPERVYSNLIHGISRLPVRVSR, from the coding sequence ATGAGCGCAGTCGCGGAATTCGATCCACAGGCGGATGCGGAATCGCTGCCGCTGGACGCGATCGACATCAGCCTGGCGGAACGCTTCAGGGACGACACGATCTGGCCCTATCTGGCGCGGCTGCGCCGGGACGCGCCGGTCCACTACTGCGCGCAGAGCCGCTACGGCCCCTACTGGTCGATCACGAAGTACAAGGACATCGTCGAAGTCGAACTGGACACCGAGACCTTCTCGTCGGACTCCAGCCATGGCGGCGTCACGATGGCGGACATTTCGCCCGAGTTCACTTCGCCGGCGTTCATAACCATGGACCCGCCGAAGCATACCGGTCAGCGCAGGGCGGTCAGCCCCATGGTGTCGCCGACCAGCCTGAAGACGCTGGAGGACACGATCCGGGAACGCACGGGGCGTGTGCTGGACAACCTGCCGCTGGACGAGACCTTCGACTGGGTCGAGACGGTCTCCGTCGAGCTGACGACCCAGATGCTGGCGACGATGTTCGACTTCCCGTGGGAGGACCGGCATCTGCTGACCTGGTGGTCGGACGTGGTCACCGCCGACAGCCGCGCGGGCGGGCCGATCGATTCCCCGGTGAAGCGGCGTCAGGAGCTGCAGAAGTGCTATGACTATTTCAAGCGCCTCTGGGACGAACGCGTCGACGCGGAGCCGCGCTTCGACCTGATCTCCATGCTGGCCCACTCCCCGGACACTCGCCATATGGACGCCGAGGAGTTTCTCGGCAATCTGCAGCTGCTCATCGTCGGCGGCAACGACACGACCCGGAACTCCATGTCCGGCGGCGTCTGGTTCCTGCACAACAACCCGGCCGAAATGGCGAAGGTGCGCGCCAACCCGAATCTCATTCCTTCCATGGTGTCCGAGATCGTGCGCATGCAGTCGCCCATCGTGCACTTCCGCCGCACGGCGACGCGCGACGTCGAATTCCGCGGCCAGACGATCCGCAAGGGCGACAAGGTCGTGCTCTGGTACATTTCCGGCAACCGCGACGAGGAGGTGATCGACGAACCCGACCGTTTCATCGTCGACCGCCGCCGTCCGCGCCAGCATCTCTCCTACGGCTTCGGCATCCACCATTGCGTCGGCCGCCGGCTGGCCGACCTGCAGCTGCGGATCCTGTGGGAGGAAGCGCTGTCGCGGTTCAGCGCCATCGAGGTGAAGGGCGGGCCGGAGCGCGTCTATTCCAATCTGATACACGGGATCAGCCGGCTGCCGGTGCGCGTCTCGCGCTGA